In Dermochelys coriacea isolate rDerCor1 chromosome 4, rDerCor1.pri.v4, whole genome shotgun sequence, the sequence CAAACCACAACAGGGCACTCAGGCTTTTCACTGCTGGAAAATaaagggccagaacctcagctatGTTGCTGCACTATAGGAACCGTATGAGGCCACTGGAGGAGTTTCCAGCATAGGAAAATCCTGGGTGGCTCCTATTTTGTCCCTTCTCGCCCCCTGGATGCCAGCACAGGTGGTGTAACTAGAGAAAAAGGGGCATGGTgaagtagggttgccaaaccTCCCGGACTGGccgggagtctcccagaatcggtCTCAATCTCCCGGttgctattgaaagcaatccaggagattttaatagccAAAAGACCAGTCAGCTgcacagcaaggctaaggcagactccctacctaccctggctccgcgcagctcccggaagcggccggtgtgtccctgcagcccctaggtgcagtGGCAATCAGGGAGGCTCTgcgcacagccccctgccctgagtgcaggctctgcagctcccattggctgggaactgtggccaatgggatctacggaggtggtgcctgcaggcaggagcagcatgcagagccccctggctgcctagGAGCCGCAGATACATGCCAGTCACTTCcgggcagggccgtccttagccATAGGCAGAACAGGCAGCCGCGTAGGGCACCACTCTGCCTAGGGCACCACTGTGCTGGGACAGACAGGAAGTAGTGGAGTATGTAAGAGCAGGGCTGCTGGGTCCTAGAGAAGCCGAATGCAGCACAGTCTGAGGGAGGAGATTGGCTGCTGGGGTCTCTGGGAAGGGGGGCttggagggggaaaagaggaactCACCTGTGAGTGTGACTCTCTCCCCTGGCGTAAGGTGAGGCAGGCTCGGCAGCTGCAGTATCCTTTGTTGCCCCCCATAACATCCattcttctccccctgccccacagagcacccctctctccccccacccctccggcagggctgggttgggtgaggggaagggggtgacTGACTGCATGCTGAGGAATGAAAGTGAAAGTAACTCACTTCCTCGGCAGCCAGCCAGGATTGGAATGGTCACACGCAGCTGGCTGGGCCAGATAgcatgtgtgaaaaatcaggatgggggttggggtagggtgaccagatgtcccacttttatagggacagtcccaatttttgggtctttttcttatataggctcctattaccctccatcccctgtcctgatttttttacatttgcggtctggtcaccctaggtgggggtaattggtgcctatataagacaaagccccaaatatcgggactggccctataaaatcaggacatctgatcaccctagctgGGGAGCGCATCTCTCCCCTGGGCTGGCAGCGATCCATCTCATCCGGGAGGGAGCTGTGCAGGGCAGGATGAGCTGCTGTGGCTCCGTGGGTGCCGCGTCCCTGAGATCAGATGCTGTGCTAACTTCACCATGGTCCGTTGGGCTGGCAGTGGTGCCCATTGGCGTGTGATCGGACCTGagggtttgctgctgctgttgcctctCTGCACCCCAAGAGGTGGATTTTGGGGTACTGCGGTTTTCCACCTATCTCCTTCTCTACTGCAGCTGTTGGACCAGTAGGCTGGGGGGGGTGAGTGAGCCAAGCATGAAAGCAGTACTGTGTTGCCATTTAGATTTAACAACTTTGCCATAAATGCTTGCTAATGATCCTGAAtccaatttcaatatttttttttaaaaaaatccacatcttagtcaaaaacagaaaattaagttATTGACAATTATTTTTGACCAGTTcggtttggggcagggagtgggccagttttcatcagagaaacaaaaaatgttgactgGCTTTCCTATAGCTCTGCTACTGCTGAGTAGAGCCCTCCAACAACTACAATATGCTCATCTCCTTACTAGTGTATAGAGTGACAATATGTTGTACTCagattctcttgcttttttttccagtgagtCAGTATAGCTTTTGCCAGCCCAGAGGTTAGGCAGCCAATGTCTTACATTTTCACCATGTTCTGTCCAACTTTCATAAAGTAAATACACAGTTAATATGAGTTAAAAAGGCCAGGGACACTTCCTTGTGAGGAATCTGTGCAACAGATCATGCTAGAGctgtgaaaatgtcagtttttgatGGAACTTTAGAGGTAGTGATTTTCATGTATTTCCGGCCGTGCCCAAAATGTGCTGCTAtgtctttccaaacaaaaataaggCACAATAGGACTTCTATAACATTTCTGTGCTACCTTAACCTAGATGAGAtgattctgtgctgacttcattTTGGTCACTTTGTGCTTTACCTAGAAGTAAAACTAGGGTTATATTTTGCCACTGCTTGGAAACCCAGCTTATTAAACTGGATAATGCTGTTGATCTATTTACAGAATAAGGTGGATATAGAGTTGTAACTAACATTGACTGATTCCCactatacatttaaaactaaaaagtggCTTTGTAAAAATGACATGGGTTTCCAACTCGACTGTGTCTCAATCAGGGTGGAGCACCTTGTGAGGTGTCTGCACACTAGCTCAAGGTCACAGACTCACTACTATCctatattaacaggtttcagagtagcagccgagttcgtctgtattcgcaaaaagaaaaggagtacttgtggcaccttaaagactaacacatttattagagcataagctttcgaattggaattaatttgcaaactggatacaattaatttaggcttgaatagagactgggaatggatgagtcattacacaaagtaaaactatttccccatggtatttctccctcccaccccaccccccactgttcctctgatattcttgttaactgctggaattagcctaccttgcttgtcaccatgaaaggttttcctcctttcccccccctgctgctggtgatggattattttaagtgatcactctccttacagtgtgtatgataaacccattgtttcatgttctctgtgtgtgtgtatataaatctctcctctgttttttccaccaaatgcatccgatgaagtgagctgtagctcacgaaagcttatgctctaataaatttgttagtctctaaggtgccacaaatactcctatcctatattagttattttaaataatatttctgataatctgataatttaaaccattatttctttaaaaagcacCCTTATAAGTTATGTCATATTGAAAACAACTTTCTGGGTCACAAAAAAAAACAACGGAAAGACGAAATAGGATTAGCCGTATAAGCACAGAAGGGTTCTATACTTAAATTTGTACATCATGAAAACAACGAAGTTGATCAAGATCATCAAGTAAATGCCGAAGAAAATTTTTATGCCAACGAAGCTCAAGAAATGCAACAACACACAGAACAATCATTTGAAACAGATGCagacacaaaacaagaaattacAACAGTTGAAACTATACTAGCATTGGATATAGATGACTTTGGCACATGGCTGCAATCTTTAAACAATGAATTCCGTGCCATTATACTTAAGAAAGGCCCTGGAAGAATAAAAGATCTTGAATATCCTAAAGACATTAGAGGTAGGAaattcacagaaaacaattaCTACAAAAGACTTTCTAAGGGTGAAATTATCAACAGATGGTGGCTTGTGTACTCTAAATGCAAGGATGCTATATTTTGTTTCCCATGCAAGCTTTTCAATAGTTGCAATTTTAAGATAGCAAGCACGGGTATTAATGATTGGAAAAATCTTAGTCATATATTACCGCAACATGAAAAGGCACAACACCACATTACAAGTATATCTATCAACAAACAATCTTGCTTTTAAAGGAAGCATTAAGAAATTATTCCAGcccaaaaatggcaattttttggGCCTTGTACAACTGCTGCGAAAATTTGACACAGTGATGAGTGAACGTCTCCGAAgagtaactgaaaatgaaatacatgacCACTATTTGGAaccaagaattcaaaatgaattgatcATGCTAATGAGTGATAAAGTGAGAGACAAAATTGTTTCATTGGTtactttggcaaaatattttgccgtAATTCTAGATTGCACTCCGGACATAAGTCATCAAGAACAGATGTCATTAGTAGTGAGATTTGTCGATATTAGTGATTCAGCACAGATTACAGTTAGGGAATCATTTATCACATTTTTAGAAGTAGAGGTCACTACAGGTTTTGGACTTCTTCAAGCTTTCCTTGATGAACTAAAACGAATGGGATTGTCCGTAACGAACATTAGAGgacaaggctatgataatggtgccaatatgAGAGG encodes:
- the LOC119855090 gene encoding LOW QUALITY PROTEIN: zinc finger MYM-type protein 1-like (The sequence of the model RefSeq protein was modified relative to this genomic sequence to represent the inferred CDS: inserted 1 base in 1 codon; substituted 1 base at 1 genomic stop codon), translating into MKRHNTTLQVYLSTNNLAFKGSIKKLFQPKNGNFLGLVQLLRKFDTVMSERLRRVTENEIHDHYLEPRIQNELIMLMSDKVRDKIVSLVTLAKYFAVILDCTPDISHQEQMSLVVRFVDISDSAQITVRESFITFLEVEVTTGFGLLQAFLDELKRMGLSVTNIRGQGYDNGANMRGCISGVQARLLAENPRAFFVPCACHSLNLILCDMAKSSVEAISFFGLLQHIYVLFSASTQRXQIFKAHVNDITVKPLSETHWENGVESTKTLRYQPEEDYEALVAISEEARDPKXEAQSLASEISSFKFLTSVVIWYDILVKISSVSKIMQSPMMQLDSTLTLLNNT